The Longimicrobiaceae bacterium genome window below encodes:
- the purF gene encoding amidophosphoribosyltransferase, whose product MCGIVAVSGSPEAARLAYLGLYSLQHRGQEAAGIVAYDTLTRSSSRVREAGLVSDVFKAKVFDELPGTTALGHIRYSTAGGAGLKNAQPIRVNYRDGDLALVHNGNLTNAHVLRNALVQEGALFQSSIDSEVIVHLIARSTRRDVDAQIDDALSQLVGAFSVLVTVNDTLYAARDPHGFRPLVLGKMDDGTTVAASETCALDIMGATFLRDVLPGEVLRIRGSDITPLRPLPSDGPPAPCVFELVYFARPDSHLWGYTVDRSRRLFGRQLAVEQPADADIVISVPDSANSAALGYAERSGIPFELGLIRNHYVGRTFIEPTQVGRDFKVRMKYNAVREVLSGQRVVVVDDSLVRGTTSRGLVRMLREAGAREVHFRLASPPVKNPCFYGIDMPTREELIASQKTPNEIAEYLGVESLGYLSREGMLACVADAAPFCTACFDGPYPARLVDAEAGFAVTTHC is encoded by the coding sequence ATGTGTGGAATCGTCGCGGTCTCCGGGTCTCCCGAGGCCGCCCGTCTGGCTTATCTGGGCCTCTACTCCCTCCAGCACCGCGGGCAGGAGGCGGCCGGCATCGTCGCGTACGACACGCTCACGCGCAGCAGCAGCCGCGTGCGCGAGGCCGGCCTCGTCTCTGACGTGTTCAAGGCCAAGGTCTTCGACGAGCTGCCCGGCACCACCGCGCTGGGGCACATCCGCTACTCCACCGCCGGCGGCGCGGGGCTCAAGAACGCGCAGCCCATCCGCGTGAACTACCGCGACGGCGACCTGGCGCTGGTGCACAACGGCAACCTCACCAACGCGCACGTCCTGCGTAACGCGCTGGTGCAGGAAGGCGCGCTCTTCCAGAGCAGCATCGACTCCGAGGTCATCGTCCACCTCATCGCCCGCTCCACGCGGCGCGACGTGGACGCGCAGATCGACGACGCCCTCTCGCAGCTCGTGGGCGCCTTCTCCGTGCTCGTCACCGTCAACGACACGCTGTACGCGGCCCGCGACCCGCACGGCTTCCGCCCGCTGGTGCTGGGGAAGATGGACGACGGGACGACCGTCGCCGCCTCGGAGACGTGCGCGCTCGACATCATGGGCGCCACCTTCCTGCGCGACGTGCTGCCCGGCGAGGTGCTGCGGATCAGGGGCAGCGACATCACCCCTCTGCGGCCGCTGCCGTCGGACGGGCCACCCGCGCCGTGCGTGTTCGAGCTGGTGTACTTCGCCCGGCCGGACTCGCACCTGTGGGGCTACACCGTGGACCGCTCGCGCCGCCTGTTCGGCCGGCAGCTCGCGGTGGAGCAGCCGGCGGATGCCGACATCGTCATCTCCGTGCCCGACAGCGCCAACTCCGCCGCGCTGGGGTACGCCGAGCGGAGCGGCATCCCGTTCGAGCTGGGGCTCATCCGCAACCACTACGTGGGCCGCACCTTCATCGAGCCCACGCAGGTGGGACGCGACTTCAAGGTGCGCATGAAGTACAACGCCGTCCGTGAGGTGCTGAGCGGGCAGCGCGTGGTGGTGGTGGACGACTCGCTCGTGCGCGGCACCACGTCGCGCGGGCTGGTGCGCATGCTGCGCGAGGCGGGCGCGCGCGAGGTGCACTTTCGCCTGGCCTCGCCGCCGGTCAAGAACCCGTGCTTCTACGGCATCGACATGCCCACGCGCGAGGAGCTGATCGCCAGCCAGAAGACGCCCAACGAGATCGCCGAGTACCTGGGCGTCGAATCGCTCGGCTACCTGTCGCGCGAGGGGATGCTGGCCTGCGTGGCCGACGCCGCGCCTTTCTGCACCGCCTGCTTCGACGGCCCCTACCCCGCCCGCCTCGTCGACGCCGAAGCCGGCTTCGCGGTGACCACCCACTGCTGA